DNA sequence from the Paenibacillus physcomitrellae genome:
GGATTTGACGGAGGAGGAAACGGTTTTGTCGCTAAAAAGAACGTTAACCGGGTTGTTCCGCAGTGTGGAAGGAACGAGTGACCGGGCAAAGGTGCCTGAGCTGAAGACACGTTATTATCAGCTTTCCAAAGATAAATTGTGGGATGAGGTCAGCTCCACACTCAAGAAGGTGCCGGGCTACAAGGTCGTTCATGAAGTGCCTTCCGTAGGCGAGATCTTGCTCGAGAAAAGAACGGCTTTCGGCCGGGTCATGGATATTACGGTTTCTCTCGTCGGGACCGGCCCTACACGGAGCGCGATTGACATTTATTCCGCTACCCGCGGCTCTTTGGGTGACCTGGGGGCAAATTACCGGAATATTCAGGGATTGTTCAGCATATTAGATAAGAAGCTGAGCCGTTACAAAACATCGGCCTGATTATGAGCAATTAGGTCCTATAATGACTGAACTATAATGACTGAATAAAATAATAAAAGCGAGTCCGATATGCCGGTGCTCGCTTTTATTGTTATTACGGGATCTTGACTTACGGGTCTTGAACCCGTGGATATACGTTGTTTTTCTACTACAGAAGTGCTTCGACAGCGGCGATGGCTTTGTCGTAATCCGGATGTTCGGACATTTCGCCCAAGTATTCAACATAGCGGATCGTATTGTCCGCATCGAGGACAAAGATGGCACGATGGTCAAGCTGGAATTCCTTGATCAGAACACCATACGCTTCGCCAAAGGATCTGTGTTTGTAATCGGATAAAGTGATGACACGATCGATACCGGCAGCTCCGCACCAACGGGCTTGAGCAAATGGAAGGTCTACACTGACCGTAAGTACAGCTACCTGGTCGCCGAGATCATGGCCTTCTTGGTTGAAACGGCGTGTCTGAGCATCGCAGACACCGGTGTCCAAAGAAGGAACGACGCTGATTAGCTTGATTTTGCCTTCGAAATCCTTCAGGGAAACTTCTTCAACCAGGCTTTTGCTGAGCGTGAAGTCAGGCGCTTTATCACCGACTTTAAGTTCAGGACCTACCAGTGTGAGCGGATTACCTTTGAAAGTAGCAGCATTTGCACGTTCTTGTGCCATTTTTATATTCCTCCTCTGGTTCATCTGTTAGAGAAACACCAAGGAAAGCTCGAAATGCAGGGTCTTTCGTTGGTATTTCGTGCCAAAATCCATTATAATCGTTTTGAAAAGCGCTTGTCCAATAAAATGAAAAATGCATCACCAAAGGAAGGTAAGTATGATATTTATTCGTTATGAGAACTGGAGAAGTTATCTGAAATATTATCCGGTTACTTCACTAATCCTGGTCATTAATCTGGTTATGTATTGTGTTCTGCTGTTTAACGGCGGAGCGGGCAATATGGAAACCCTATTCCGCTTTGGGGCCGTTGGATCTGAGCTTCCGTACAGCCAGGACTGGTGGCGGTATGTGACCGCTATTTTTCTACATCTGAACTTCTCGCATCTCTTGTTTAATTGTTTTGCTATTCTAGTATTTGCGCCTCCGCTGGAACGTTTACTGGGCTGGTGGCGGTATTTACTCGTATATTTGGTAAGCGGGGTGCTCGGCAATGCACTGAGTATGGCCTTCTACCGGCACGCTATGGAGTATACGCTTTCCGTAGGCGCTTCAGGCGCAATCTACGGGGTATATGGGGCCTTTTTATATATTGCCCTTTTACAGCGCAACCTGATCGATGAAGGCTCCAGAAAAACGCTTTACGCGATTCTGCTGGTAGGAATCATCTTTTCCTTCGCCATGACCGGTACGAACTGGATGGCCCATTTGGGAGGTCTAATCGGCGGATTTTTTGTATACGGGCTTTTGATTCGTCTCACCAGACGTTTTAAAACTTAACCATTATTTACTTTAGGCAAAGCGATGCAATTCGGAAATGGAGCGAACAACCGAGTGGAACTAAGACAACTGCAGTATTTTGTTAAAGTAGCAGGCAAGGAACACGTTACACAAGCGGCGGAGGAGCTGCACGTTGCTCAATCCGCAGTCAGCAGGCAGATTCATCAGCTTGAGAAAGAGCTGGGAGTAGAGCTGTTCAAACAGAAAGGCAGAAATTTGCAGCTGACAGCGGTCGGACAGCTGTTCTGCACCAGGGTCGAATCCATCCTTAAGGATCTGGACCGGGCCGTTGCTGAGGTTCATGAGTTTCTGGATCCGGAACAGGGGGAGATCAGGCTCGGGTTCCCGCACAGCCTTGGCGTTCATTTGCTGCCCGTGATCATTGCGGAATTCAAGAAACGGTATCCGAATGTCAAGTTCCGTTTCAAGCAAGGGATGTTTACCACGCTGATCCGGGATGTGACGGAAGCCGAAGTGGACTTGGCTTTTATTTCTCCTTTCCCGGATCATCATGAACAGGTATCGGGGGATGTGGTGCTGACCGAGGAGCTGTTTGCGATCCTTCCTCCCGGTCATCCGCTGGCCGGTGAAAGCGAAATTACACTGCATCAATTGAAGGATGACAAGTTTATTTTATTCAGCAAAGGTTATTCGCTCCGGCCGATTGTGCTTCATGCCTGTCTGGAGGCGGGGTTTACGCCCAAAATTGCCTTTGAAGGCGAAGAGACGGATACGATCCGAGGTTTGGTGGCGGCAGGAATGGGCGTAAGTCTGCTTCCGGAGATGGCTTCTTACCATAACGGAAACCTGGCTCCAACCCGGGTGAAAATATCAGCTCCCAAAGTAACACGTACGATTGGCCTTATCTATCGATCCGATGACAAGCTTCCGCTTGTCGCTCAGTCATTCCGAACCTTCCTTCTGGAGCATTTCAACGTCAAGCCCTGTCCGGAAGCTGACAAATAACGTAAAACAAGAACACCCGCAAGGCCATGGGCCCTGCGGGTGTTCTTGTTTTTCCTGATGTTTCCGTATAAATTATTCTCGGTTATTGTTGGTAAAGATAAGGATATAGCGCAGAAGCTCCAGTACGGAGATAAGCGCGGCAGCGACATAGGTCAAAGCAGCAGCGTTCAGCACTTTGCCGACGCTTTTGGATTCGCTAGGGGTGACATAACCTTGCTCCAGCATAATTTTGCGCGCGCGGTTACTGGCGTTAAATTCGACTGGCAGTGTAATGAGCTGGAAAGCCACGGCCACGGAGAAGAAGATAATGCCGAGTCCAAGCAGATTAAAGGCGCTGAACAAAATGCCGGCAATCAGCAGAAAAGGAGCAACGCCCGATGCAAAGTTCACAATCGGGAAGATGCGATGTCTGAGCACCAGCATCGGATAATGAACCTTGTGCTGGATGGCATGACCGACTTCATGGCAGGCTACGGAAACGGCGGAAATAGAACGTTCGTAATAAACCGGTTCCGACAGACGTACAACTCGGTGAATCGGATCGTAGTGGTCTGTCAGGCTTCCGCGTACCGGTTCAATCGGCACATCATAAAGTCCGTTGGCATCCAGCATGCGCCGTGCGGCTTCCTGTCCGGTCATGCCGCTGTAGTTGGGGACCTCGGTATATTTGTTGAAAGTTCCCTTTACCCTGAATTGGGCCCAGAGGGAGAAGATGAACGCAATGATGATTAAAATGTACATACCGTCAAAATACATGTGTCATACCTCCGTAATTTAAAGTGTTGTCATGTGAAGGGTCCATGATTCATTAATAAACGGAGTGCTTCAATGCAAGCCAAGCTGGAAGGCATGATATGCGTGTAAACCTTATTGGCCTGACCAGGCTTAAGCTGGGAAATCAAAGGCTCTAGCTCCTTGACTTCACGCTCCAGCTGCTGCAGATGAAGCTCGAGCGAGGTCAGCTTCTCCGAAACCTGCTCTTCGTTGATATCCGTTAATTCCTCAAGTCTGGCGCGGATCTCCTCCAGTGTGTACTTTTCTTGTTTCCACTGGTTAATACGTTCCAGGCGGTTTAAGGTTTCAAGACTGTACAGCCGATAATTTTTGTGCGTTCTTGTCTCCGGAGAAATCAATCCCAGCTTTGTATAGTAATCAATAGTTCGTTCGCTGACGCCTGCGGCTTTGGCCAGTTCCCCGATTCGGTACAATTTTATAGTCCCAAATGTATCACTCCCTGTCCTAACCGTTCTTTAATAAGTATATGTTTTTTTATATATAGTATAATACAGGATTTGAAAGTATACAGTCAAACGTCATGCTTTGAAACATGATTTCAATATATGATTGAGAAAATTTATTTATTCGTAATTAACATTATGTGTTAGGTATTTGAGAAACTACGAATTATTTTTCAAGAAATTAAAAAAATGTTGTTGTCAAGTTACTAGGTAATTGATTATAATCGCTTTAACATAAAAAAACATGTAAAGAAACATGACATTAAGGAGAGGGTTATATGAGGAAGAAGTGGTTGTTAAGCTTGTTGACTTTCGGTTCACTATTTGCAGTTCCGGTCTCCGCGTTTGCTGCAGATGACGTAACTGCACCGGCAGTTGAAATCGGTGTGAACTCCTTGTTTGTATTTCTGGCTTTTGTGCTTGTCTTCTTTATGCAGGCTGGTTTCGCTCTACTTGAAGCTGGATCCGTACGTATGAAAAATGCCGGCCACGTAGCCGGTAAAACCGTTCTTACATTAGGGATAGCCGTTATCGCTTTCTGGGCCCTCGGTTTTGGATTCGGCTTCGGCAATGGCAACGGATTTTTTGGCTACGAGGGTTTCTTCTTTGGAGGAAACGCAGACACTCCTTCATTTGATGCATTAACTGCAGCCGGAGTGCCGATGGTGATCATGTTTCTGTTTCAATTCTCTTTCGCGGCTGTTTCACTGGCGATCGCCTGCGGCGGTATGGCCGAACGCGCGAAGCTGAGTGTTTACATTATCTTCGGACTTTTGTTTATGATTATCATTTACCCAATCATCGCTCACTGGGTATGGGGCGGCGGATGGCTGGCCGAAATGGGCATGCAGGACTATGCGGGCTCGGCAGTCGTTCACTTGACAGGTGCGACAGCGGCTCTGGTAGCAACCTTCCTGCTCAAACCGCGCCTTGGTAAATACAATAAAGACGGTAAGCCTAACAGCATTCCTGGACACAACCAAGTGCTCTCCGTATTGGGTGTAATCATTTTGTGGTTCGGCTGGTTCGGTTTCAACCCGGGCAGTGGACTTTCCGCTATGAACGACGGATTTTTTGGCTATGTAGCCCTGACTACTAACCTGGCTGCTGCCGCAGGCGGCGTTGCCGCGCTGCTGATTTCCTGGGCGGTGTTTGGCAAAGCGGACATCCCTAGCATGCTGAACGGTGTATTGGCGGCGTTGGTTGCTATTACGGGTTCATGTGCATTCGTAGAACCGTGGGCGGCCATCGTAATCGGGGTTGTAGCAGGCGTGTTGACATTCTTTACAGCTCAATGGTTTGAAAAAGCAGGGCTGGATGATCCCGTTTACGCATTCTCCGTACACGGCATCGCCGGTATGTGGGGCGCTTTGTCCACCGGTTTCTTCGCAACAGGCGATCTTGCTGACACGGTTGGCGTAGGTCAAGCCGGTTTGTTCTACGGCGGCGGCTTCCACCAGCTGGGTGTTCAAGCTTTGGGCATGGTCGGAACGTTCGTATTCGTCCTGGTGCTTTCCTTCATTATTCTGGGGATCATCAAGGCTGTTACAGGACTACGTGTCACTGAGGAAGAAGAGACTATGGGACTTGATATCAGTGAGCATGGCACTTATGGTTATCCGGAACAAATGGGTTTGCTTAATAACTCCGGCAGAGATATTAGTAAATAAGGATGATCTGGTGCTCTAGCAATGTTGATCTGATTCCTTAAATATGATGGTTAGAGAAAGGAAGTGCCCCGTATGAAAGAAGCTGCTTCGCCAACTATTGATTTATCAAGTATTCATTCTGCGGAGACTTCCAGCGAACTGCGTTTAGCCAGATGGAAAGAAGAGAACAAGCTGCTTCAGCTGTTCTCTTCGGTCCCCATCGAGGATTGGAACGAAAGCGTAAACCGGCTTCAGGATGAAGTGATGGTGCAAGCCATCTCGATCTGTGAGCGGGAATTAGCGGAGGCAGGTGCGGGAGTTCCTCCCGTCCCCTTCGCTTTTGTTCTGTTTGGCAGCGGTGGCCGCGAGGAACAAACGCCATGGAGTGACCAGGATAATGGTTTAATTTACGCCGATGGCGGAGGGGCCGCCGCCGATCAATATTTTGAACAATTTGGTCTGGTGTTGGCCAGAATTCTGGAGGAAACCGGCTACCCTCCCTGCAAAGGGAAGGTGATGGTATCCAATCCGATGTGGCGGTTGAGCTTATTCGGGTGGCATCAACAATTAGCGGACTGGAGAGAAGAACTCCGCTGGGAAGACGTGCGGTATCTAACGATTGCTTCCGATTTGCGTTGCATTGCCGGCGATCGTCAGCTGGCTGCTGAATGGCGCAGTGACTTTATGCAGCTGATGAGCAGTAATGAAGAGCTGGAGGCAGCTTTATTAGGAAATACGGTCAGGCATAAGGCTGCCTTAAATGTGTTGGGACAGGTCATCACGGAGCGTTTCGGCGAACACGCCGGCGAGTTTGACGTGAAATACGGGTTGTATATCCCGCTTGTTAACGGAATACGTTGTATAGCTTTATATTATGGGATCAACGAAACATCAACGCAGGACCGGATCCTGAAGTTACATGAGCTGGAGGCCTTCCCGAGGCCATGGATCGATGCGCTGCGGAGAGCTTTCACGAAATCGCTGAAATTCAGGTCGCTTACTAATCGCTATACGGAAGACGGCGTCCTGCAAGGGGATTCTTACTTAACCCAAGAAACACTCAAGCAGAAGGATGTATCCAGAGAGCTGAGGGAAAGTTTGCATACGGTCCGCCAGCTGTACCGGATGCTTCAAAGGCAGCATCGTTTTGCGGAAAGGAGGCTTCCATGAAAGAGCCGGAACAAACTCACGGTTTATGGAACGCCATTAAAAATAGAACTTTACCTTCTGCAATCGCGTCTAAATTCGGCACTGAAAGCGCCCAGCAGATTGCTTTTCTGCGGTCGCTGAATAAAGGTCTTCGAAGACCTGAGACGCTTCATATTCAGCTTAAAGAATTAAAGACAGCTGTATTCGATTTGGAAACGACAGGGTTTCATCCCAAGCAAGGGGATGAAATTCTGTCGTTTGGTGCCGTTAAAGTAGAAGGCGTTCAGGTTCAGCAGGATGAGACTCACCATGTGATCGCCAAAACCTCCAAACGGATTCCAGAAGAGATTGTGAACCTTACGGGTATTACCCAGGAAATGGCCGACCAGGCTCCGCCGCTGGTTGAAGCGCTGCACGGGTTTATGAGTTTTGTGGATGATCGGGTGTTAATCGCGCACTGCAGCGGCCATGACAAAGCTTTCTTAGACCTGGCCTTATGGAAAACATCAAAAAGCCATTTGGGGCACCGGGTACTGGATACGATGATGATTGCTCAACGCTTGCATTCGGACAGCCATATGGTCAGTCTTGATGAGTGGCTGAATTGGTACGGCATTCCGATTACCCGCCGGCATCATGCTCTGGAAGATGCCAAAATGACGGCGTATCTCTGGACGGCGCTGGTGGATCAATTGGGGGAGAGAGCTGTATATACGCTTGGCGATCTCTACGTTTTTCTAAGCCATTCTTAAAGTAATAAAGCGGGTTTCATTTCGAATGAATAAGCTAATTTGCGTGAAGCTTTATTAAAATATATCCTGCGTCTTCCCCTGATTGAACCCCGTACAGCGAGTGATTAGGGGGATTTTTGTGTTCAGTTGAAACAATCATATACACTTTGATCAGTTCTCCGAAGCTTTGCAGCTGTTTCAAGTCCTCCTGAGACGGCACGGGTGCGGAAACCGGATGACTGTGAACAATGCCTAACAGACGCGGGGACAAGCTGCTCGGGACCCAAACAGCTGGATCCAGTGAGAAGGCTCGTTCGGGTTGTGAGGAACGGTTGGCTGCGGGCCTAAATTCGGTGATCTGCCAGCTTTGGACGCTTCCAGCTGAGGGCTCGCCAAACAAAATTCCGCATCCTTCTAAAGGATGGCAGGCAGCCATATGCTGATGAATAGCCATTAGAATCTGTTCATTGAGCTCTATATTTATTTTCAATTGATGACCACTGCTTTCTGTTTTCATCGATCTTTCCGATTCCTTTCCGGCTATTATGGGGGGGCGTGTGTAATGTTTCTTCTTACGGTTGGGCACAATAAGACATAAATCTTGGTAATCTTACCGTAAAGGAACGATCGCATGAAGTCAAAAGCTTATGTTTACAAATCGATCTTGTTAGGACTGGCCGTAATGCTATTATGCAATGCGGTTTATTTAGGATATCCGGCTTTGACTGCTGACGCCAAGGCCGCCGGCAGTGAAGGTCGTGTTCAAATCGGAAAGCAGGCGCCGTTTTTTGAATTGAAAGGACTGGATGGACAAACCTATCGGATTGATGGAAAAAGAGATAAGCCGCTGCTGCTGAACTTTTGGGCTTCCTGGTGCGAGCCCTGCCGGCTGGAAGCGCCTGATCTGGTGAAGCTGGCGGAAAAATATAAAACGGAATTGGATGTTTACGGGGTGAACGTCACCGCTTATGATGACGAATCCAAGGTGAAGTCCTTTGTTGATGAATTCGGGATTCCTTTCCCTGTTCTGATGGATCGTAAAGAAGCCGTTTATTCAAAGTACCGTGGCCAGGCGTTCCCGACTCAGGTTCTTATCGACCGAAACGGAATTGTGCGGGAAATGATCATCGGGCTTCTCCCTCCGGAGGATCTGGAGGCTAAAGTCCGCAGTCTTCTGCTCGACAAGTAATAAGGGGAAAACAAAACCCGGAGCATCCTGATACAGGAGATTCCGGGTTTGCTGC
Encoded proteins:
- a CDS encoding DUF1499 domain-containing protein; its protein translation is MSLKRTLTGLFRSVEGTSDRAKVPELKTRYYQLSKDKLWDEVSSTLKKVPGYKVVHEVPSVGEILLEKRTAFGRVMDITVSLVGTGPTRSAIDIYSATRGSLGDLGANYRNIQGLFSILDKKLSRYKTSA
- the tpx gene encoding thiol peroxidase, coding for MAQERANAATFKGNPLTLVGPELKVGDKAPDFTLSKSLVEEVSLKDFEGKIKLISVVPSLDTGVCDAQTRRFNQEGHDLGDQVAVLTVSVDLPFAQARWCGAAGIDRVITLSDYKHRSFGEAYGVLIKEFQLDHRAIFVLDADNTIRYVEYLGEMSEHPDYDKAIAAVEALL
- a CDS encoding rhomboid family intramembrane serine protease translates to MIFIRYENWRSYLKYYPVTSLILVINLVMYCVLLFNGGAGNMETLFRFGAVGSELPYSQDWWRYVTAIFLHLNFSHLLFNCFAILVFAPPLERLLGWWRYLLVYLVSGVLGNALSMAFYRHAMEYTLSVGASGAIYGVYGAFLYIALLQRNLIDEGSRKTLYAILLVGIIFSFAMTGTNWMAHLGGLIGGFFVYGLLIRLTRRFKT
- a CDS encoding LysR family transcriptional regulator; this translates as MELRQLQYFVKVAGKEHVTQAAEELHVAQSAVSRQIHQLEKELGVELFKQKGRNLQLTAVGQLFCTRVESILKDLDRAVAEVHEFLDPEQGEIRLGFPHSLGVHLLPVIIAEFKKRYPNVKFRFKQGMFTTLIRDVTEAEVDLAFISPFPDHHEQVSGDVVLTEELFAILPPGHPLAGESEITLHQLKDDKFILFSKGYSLRPIVLHACLEAGFTPKIAFEGEETDTIRGLVAAGMGVSLLPEMASYHNGNLAPTRVKISAPKVTRTIGLIYRSDDKLPLVAQSFRTFLLEHFNVKPCPEADK
- a CDS encoding zinc metallopeptidase, whose translation is MYFDGMYILIIIAFIFSLWAQFRVKGTFNKYTEVPNYSGMTGQEAARRMLDANGLYDVPIEPVRGSLTDHYDPIHRVVRLSEPVYYERSISAVSVACHEVGHAIQHKVHYPMLVLRHRIFPIVNFASGVAPFLLIAGILFSAFNLLGLGIIFFSVAVAFQLITLPVEFNASNRARKIMLEQGYVTPSESKSVGKVLNAAALTYVAAALISVLELLRYILIFTNNNRE
- a CDS encoding MerR family transcriptional regulator, producing the protein MKLYRIGELAKAAGVSERTIDYYTKLGLISPETRTHKNYRLYSLETLNRLERINQWKQEKYTLEEIRARLEELTDINEEQVSEKLTSLELHLQQLEREVKELEPLISQLKPGQANKVYTHIMPSSLACIEALRLLMNHGPFT
- a CDS encoding ammonium transporter; this translates as MRKKWLLSLLTFGSLFAVPVSAFAADDVTAPAVEIGVNSLFVFLAFVLVFFMQAGFALLEAGSVRMKNAGHVAGKTVLTLGIAVIAFWALGFGFGFGNGNGFFGYEGFFFGGNADTPSFDALTAAGVPMVIMFLFQFSFAAVSLAIACGGMAERAKLSVYIIFGLLFMIIIYPIIAHWVWGGGWLAEMGMQDYAGSAVVHLTGATAALVATFLLKPRLGKYNKDGKPNSIPGHNQVLSVLGVIILWFGWFGFNPGSGLSAMNDGFFGYVALTTNLAAAAGGVAALLISWAVFGKADIPSMLNGVLAALVAITGSCAFVEPWAAIVIGVVAGVLTFFTAQWFEKAGLDDPVYAFSVHGIAGMWGALSTGFFATGDLADTVGVGQAGLFYGGGFHQLGVQALGMVGTFVFVLVLSFIILGIIKAVTGLRVTEEEETMGLDISEHGTYGYPEQMGLLNNSGRDISK
- a CDS encoding DUF294 nucleotidyltransferase-like domain-containing protein → MKEAASPTIDLSSIHSAETSSELRLARWKEENKLLQLFSSVPIEDWNESVNRLQDEVMVQAISICERELAEAGAGVPPVPFAFVLFGSGGREEQTPWSDQDNGLIYADGGGAAADQYFEQFGLVLARILEETGYPPCKGKVMVSNPMWRLSLFGWHQQLADWREELRWEDVRYLTIASDLRCIAGDRQLAAEWRSDFMQLMSSNEELEAALLGNTVRHKAALNVLGQVITERFGEHAGEFDVKYGLYIPLVNGIRCIALYYGINETSTQDRILKLHELEAFPRPWIDALRRAFTKSLKFRSLTNRYTEDGVLQGDSYLTQETLKQKDVSRELRESLHTVRQLYRMLQRQHRFAERRLP
- a CDS encoding exonuclease domain-containing protein — translated: MKEPEQTHGLWNAIKNRTLPSAIASKFGTESAQQIAFLRSLNKGLRRPETLHIQLKELKTAVFDLETTGFHPKQGDEILSFGAVKVEGVQVQQDETHHVIAKTSKRIPEEIVNLTGITQEMADQAPPLVEALHGFMSFVDDRVLIAHCSGHDKAFLDLALWKTSKSHLGHRVLDTMMIAQRLHSDSHMVSLDEWLNWYGIPITRRHHALEDAKMTAYLWTALVDQLGERAVYTLGDLYVFLSHS
- a CDS encoding M67 family metallopeptidase; this translates as MKTESSGHQLKINIELNEQILMAIHQHMAACHPLEGCGILFGEPSAGSVQSWQITEFRPAANRSSQPERAFSLDPAVWVPSSLSPRLLGIVHSHPVSAPVPSQEDLKQLQSFGELIKVYMIVSTEHKNPPNHSLYGVQSGEDAGYILIKLHAN
- a CDS encoding TlpA family protein disulfide reductase; translated protein: MKSKAYVYKSILLGLAVMLLCNAVYLGYPALTADAKAAGSEGRVQIGKQAPFFELKGLDGQTYRIDGKRDKPLLLNFWASWCEPCRLEAPDLVKLAEKYKTELDVYGVNVTAYDDESKVKSFVDEFGIPFPVLMDRKEAVYSKYRGQAFPTQVLIDRNGIVREMIIGLLPPEDLEAKVRSLLLDK